The Methanocella arvoryzae MRE50 genome includes a region encoding these proteins:
- a CDS encoding helix-turn-helix transcriptional regulator → MRDSDLLSLLASSKLRRDILIYLESGPKTHSELRDHLGVGPSQLSTRLRELLEYDLITAEKKTFALTIQGSIILNNYCPLANTAEVFDRLGSFWRLHDIGCIPEEFRRRIGELHTAEYIKDDTEDMNRTTKMLLKIIREANEISGLSSIYDDEIVDTILKKAKSGTPVEMVLTDRVVEKMMNDHNKILKEFYECSNYHDYVFDGDIKTPLILTDSTLYFSTYFIDGTFDTQSNIVGHDPATLKWGRDLVDYYKAAAKKY, encoded by the coding sequence ATGAGGGATAGCGATCTTCTCAGTTTGCTTGCCTCTTCGAAGTTGAGGCGAGATATCCTGATTTATCTTGAAAGCGGACCGAAAACGCACTCAGAACTAAGAGACCACTTAGGCGTGGGCCCCTCTCAGCTGTCCACAAGACTCAGAGAGCTGCTGGAGTACGATCTGATTACGGCTGAGAAAAAGACATTCGCCCTGACAATACAGGGATCTATTATACTTAATAACTACTGTCCGCTGGCCAACACAGCCGAAGTGTTCGACCGGCTGGGCAGCTTCTGGAGGTTGCACGATATCGGGTGCATTCCTGAAGAATTCAGGCGGCGGATCGGGGAACTGCATACTGCCGAGTACATTAAGGATGATACTGAGGATATGAACCGAACTACAAAAATGCTGTTGAAGATTATCAGGGAGGCAAATGAGATATCGGGACTGTCATCGATCTACGATGATGAGATTGTTGACACAATCCTTAAGAAAGCTAAAAGCGGGACCCCTGTAGAGATGGTCCTGACAGATCGGGTCGTCGAGAAGATGATGAACGATCATAATAAGATCTTAAAAGAGTTCTATGAGTGTTCCAACTATCATGATTATGTGTTCGACGGCGATATTAAGACACCGTTGATATTGACGGATTCTACCCTGTACTTTTCGACATACTTTATCGATGGCACATTCGATACTCAAAGTAATATAGTCGGCCACGATCCAGCCACGTTAAAGTGGGGCAGAGATCTGGTTGACTATTACAAAGCCGCTGCGAAAAAATACTGA
- the purD gene encoding phosphoribosylamine--glycine ligase: protein MKVLVIGSGGREHAIVEALARSEYHPKIYAVMGNANPGIRRRAEDYLLEKETNVPAIVQYAQDCNVDMAIIGPESPLAAGLADELELNGIPVVGPRKDAARIEFDKAWTREFMARNNIKGLPKFKVYDDYDDACRYLEDNPDVVVKPAGLTGGKGVKVMGEHMHTLEEAREYVKSVLEHDRVVIEERLKGEEVTIMAFVDGKHVAPMPTVQDHKRAYEDDQGPNTGGMGSYTDNIDLLPFMTLDDYNEGVAIMEQTVKAMEKDVGVPYKGVLYGQFMITRDGMKVVEFNARFGDPEAMNVLSLLKTDFVDICEAIVDGSLDKLKIEFERSATVCKYVVPAGYPDNPVKDAPLTVVEKPEYLVYYASVNERDGKVYTTSSRSLAIVGVADTIADAEILSEEGLSNVQGEFHCRHDIGKERLIRKRIEHMDAIRG, encoded by the coding sequence ATGAAAGTGCTTGTCATTGGCTCGGGCGGCAGGGAACACGCTATTGTAGAAGCGCTCGCGAGAAGCGAGTACCATCCGAAAATCTACGCAGTAATGGGTAATGCCAACCCTGGCATCAGGCGCCGGGCGGAGGACTACCTGCTGGAAAAAGAGACGAACGTGCCTGCGATCGTCCAGTACGCGCAGGACTGTAACGTCGACATGGCTATCATTGGGCCGGAGTCGCCTCTGGCTGCCGGGCTGGCCGACGAGCTGGAGCTGAATGGCATTCCCGTGGTAGGCCCCCGGAAAGATGCGGCCAGGATCGAGTTCGACAAGGCCTGGACCCGGGAGTTCATGGCCCGCAACAATATAAAAGGCCTGCCGAAGTTCAAGGTTTACGATGATTATGATGACGCCTGCAGGTACCTTGAGGACAACCCCGACGTCGTGGTAAAGCCTGCCGGGCTGACCGGCGGCAAGGGCGTCAAGGTCATGGGCGAGCACATGCACACCCTCGAAGAGGCCCGGGAATACGTGAAATCAGTGCTCGAGCACGACCGCGTCGTCATTGAAGAGCGGCTGAAGGGCGAAGAAGTGACGATCATGGCTTTCGTGGACGGAAAACACGTCGCCCCGATGCCTACCGTTCAGGATCACAAGCGAGCCTACGAGGACGATCAGGGCCCGAATACCGGCGGCATGGGCTCTTACACCGACAATATTGATCTGCTGCCCTTCATGACTTTGGACGATTACAATGAAGGCGTGGCGATCATGGAGCAGACGGTCAAAGCCATGGAGAAAGACGTCGGAGTCCCGTATAAAGGCGTCCTCTACGGGCAGTTCATGATCACCAGAGACGGCATGAAGGTAGTCGAGTTTAACGCGAGGTTCGGCGACCCTGAGGCGATGAACGTGCTTTCCCTCCTGAAGACCGATTTTGTCGATATTTGCGAGGCAATCGTGGACGGCAGCCTGGACAAACTCAAGATCGAGTTCGAGCGCAGCGCTACGGTCTGTAAGTACGTCGTACCTGCCGGATACCCCGATAACCCTGTGAAAGACGCTCCTCTCACGGTAGTTGAAAAGCCGGAGTACCTCGTCTACTACGCGAGCGTCAACGAAAGGGATGGTAAAGTGTATACCACTTCGTCCCGCTCTCTTGCCATTGTGGGTGTGGCCGACACTATCGCCGACGCCGAAATCCTGTCTGAGGAAGGCCTCTCGAACGTGCAGGGCGAGTTCCACTGCCGGCATGACATCGGCAAAGAACGCCTTATACGCAAGCGTATCGAGCATATGGATGCTATCCGGGGATAG
- a CDS encoding GAF domain-containing sensor histidine kinase produces the protein MESLQFSGARDSLVNAIEHLPEAFLFFSTTGAILYANARARELLEENENPSTVNAILGLQTDEVSPSVKSEDSGGITLKSALKEPETGRQIYLNLLNTPAGAVMISNYSTTREEREDAKIIECNELLKLTNYVQSQITRSMNIDETLDAVVKNVPRMVGLENCIIFMIEDGEIVEIKTTEGIRNRLRGMRIRMEDLIATKEAVDKSQPIVVEDVAQYKRLSSKMVDLLAPTTGLILPLAARGKVIGVMWLYNTKKPRRYSADDISRANALSNQVATAVDNAMLFDELSQAKSELEISYERLKSLDRMKMEFFTLISHELRTPLTTIKGYAELLKDGTLGPVNDEQRDRLSRIDASVDRLTGIVESLSDLSGVASRQYAGEKIPVSLNELIEEVVRGIDFLADLKKLKITLDVPLTLPMISADRSRIQQVLLNVLNNAIKYTPDGGQISISVRDECDHLLIAVRDTGIGIPKEDIENIFSGFYHSGYKLSYEYKGAGLGLAISRKIVESHGGKIWADSEPGKGSTFFISLPKQSS, from the coding sequence ATGGAATCCCTGCAGTTTTCCGGCGCCAGAGACAGCCTTGTCAATGCTATAGAGCACCTGCCTGAAGCCTTCCTGTTTTTCAGTACCACGGGCGCCATCCTGTACGCTAACGCCCGTGCGAGAGAACTGCTGGAGGAGAATGAAAATCCCTCTACCGTTAATGCTATTCTTGGGCTGCAGACTGATGAGGTATCCCCGTCGGTCAAAAGTGAGGATTCGGGAGGCATAACGCTTAAAAGCGCCCTCAAAGAGCCGGAAACTGGCAGGCAGATCTATCTAAACCTGTTGAACACGCCAGCGGGTGCTGTAATGATCTCGAACTATTCCACCACTCGTGAAGAGCGCGAGGATGCAAAAATTATTGAGTGCAACGAGCTGCTGAAGCTGACTAACTATGTCCAGAGCCAGATCACCCGGTCTATGAATATCGACGAGACCCTGGACGCTGTGGTCAAAAACGTCCCCAGAATGGTGGGGCTGGAAAACTGCATCATCTTCATGATAGAGGACGGGGAGATCGTCGAGATCAAGACTACCGAAGGCATCAGGAACCGGCTCCGCGGAATGCGGATCAGGATGGAAGATCTGATCGCCACTAAAGAGGCGGTGGACAAATCTCAGCCCATCGTGGTCGAGGACGTAGCCCAGTACAAGAGACTGTCAAGCAAGATGGTCGATCTGCTCGCGCCCACCACCGGCCTTATCCTGCCTCTCGCTGCCCGGGGGAAGGTCATCGGCGTGATGTGGCTGTATAACACGAAAAAGCCCAGAAGGTATAGCGCTGACGATATTTCACGGGCGAACGCCCTGTCCAACCAGGTGGCCACTGCCGTCGATAACGCCATGCTTTTCGATGAGCTCTCCCAGGCCAAGAGTGAGCTCGAGATATCCTACGAGAGGCTGAAAAGCCTGGACCGGATGAAGATGGAGTTTTTCACCCTGATCTCCCACGAGCTGCGCACCCCGCTCACCACTATCAAGGGCTATGCTGAGCTGCTGAAGGATGGTACGCTGGGCCCCGTCAACGATGAGCAGCGCGACCGGCTCAGCAGGATCGATGCAAGCGTAGACCGTCTTACCGGCATAGTCGAGAGCCTGTCTGACCTGTCCGGCGTGGCATCCAGACAGTACGCGGGCGAAAAGATCCCGGTATCGCTGAACGAGCTTATCGAGGAAGTTGTCCGGGGGATCGATTTTCTGGCAGACCTGAAAAAGCTGAAGATCACTCTGGACGTGCCCTTAACGCTCCCCATGATCAGTGCAGATCGCAGCCGGATTCAGCAGGTGCTGCTCAACGTCCTCAACAACGCGATCAAGTACACGCCTGACGGCGGCCAGATCAGCATCTCAGTAAGAGACGAGTGCGACCACTTACTGATAGCCGTACGAGATACGGGCATAGGCATCCCTAAGGAGGATATCGAGAACATTTTCTCCGGCTTCTACCACTCCGGCTACAAACTCTCCTACGAGTATAAAGGGGCAGGCCTCGGCCTCGCCATCTCCCGGAAGATAGTCGAGAGCCACGGGGGCAAAATCTGGGCGGATAGCGAACCGGGCAAAGGCAGCACCTTCTTCATCTCACTGCCCAAGCAATCATCATAA
- a CDS encoding HAD family hydrolase has product MAEHCIINISRFRAVLFDMDGVITDTMPVHLKAWQEAFKPYGVTVEKMDVYLREGMTSKTMAESIAGEKQKSLTAEELEKIVAAKSAFFDREVSAHVKVFEGVPGILRMIRNNGIKTALVTGSRAQSVKAVLHKAGIEDLFDLIITGDDTKTGKPSPDPYLTAMRRLGISRINCVVVENAPLGIQSAKAAGAEYVIAVTTSLDASYLKDADDVMASVAELETCLARRFAALPGPASP; this is encoded by the coding sequence ATGGCGGAGCATTGCATCATCAATATTTCGAGGTTTCGGGCAGTCTTGTTCGACATGGACGGGGTGATCACGGACACGATGCCTGTCCACCTGAAAGCCTGGCAGGAAGCGTTCAAGCCTTACGGCGTGACCGTGGAGAAGATGGACGTGTACTTAAGGGAAGGCATGACGTCTAAGACTATGGCCGAAAGCATAGCGGGCGAAAAGCAAAAGTCCCTGACCGCCGAAGAGCTCGAAAAGATCGTGGCGGCCAAGTCAGCCTTTTTTGACAGGGAGGTATCGGCGCACGTCAAAGTGTTCGAGGGCGTGCCCGGCATTTTGCGCATGATCCGCAACAATGGCATAAAAACAGCCCTCGTCACAGGCAGCCGCGCCCAGTCTGTGAAGGCGGTCCTGCACAAAGCGGGGATAGAGGACCTATTTGACCTCATCATCACTGGCGACGATACGAAAACAGGCAAGCCGAGCCCAGATCCGTACCTGACCGCCATGCGCAGACTGGGCATCAGCCGGATCAACTGCGTCGTGGTGGAGAACGCCCCGCTCGGCATTCAGTCCGCAAAAGCCGCCGGCGCCGAATACGTGATCGCCGTGACCACCTCCCTCGACGCGTCTTACCTCAAAGACGCCGACGACGTCATGGCCTCCGTCGCCGAGCTCGAAACCTGCCTCGCCAGACGCTTCGCCGCCCTGCCCGGGCCAGCAAGCCCGTAA
- a CDS encoding tetratricopeptide repeat protein produces the protein MLSSSGAQHSRTDGLADDVLQLILLRSAGESFGGILNEEQIEAMVSLIATHDTLRADSGEEGTVTYSRYVYEMLSRRPGMLPDAGTFDSGFARFLQALDRRIEDAIAPKLVRLPRRKFGEPGIGELAGLQPPEALADYMSWLIWEFRNRGLLSGQEASRLRGTIDKLSSAPGYLRYLDTDRRDREAAWLQKMIRRLKTACTLNDPCERDLIVSLGIILFNLSPSQQTAAMLSDTTPAGACRALQYLYNAIMALNYVRAGRPGIAEAYAIAALKSAASPEERAHIGMVKGCIATMDGDYDLAARALRESAEVPGISARLKGMAEYYAGVVLYEKGEYVNAMASFEKAVSYVSDPGDLATIHNSIGSCAMQIGDEARADQEFQTVEELAVSLRGARTSQCMLLVSSYRSAIRGPGNDPGKAVEYYRRALNTASERGDYRSVADLLGNLGLAQARAGDYAHALHTLRACMTSSENAEYWAGIRFAYWHINRILSKTDCAEAKRFRETYTEKYPELREM, from the coding sequence TTGCTGAGCAGCAGCGGCGCCCAGCACAGCAGGACCGACGGGCTGGCCGACGACGTGCTGCAGTTAATCCTTCTCCGGTCAGCCGGGGAAAGTTTCGGCGGGATTCTGAATGAGGAGCAGATCGAGGCGATGGTCTCACTTATAGCCACCCATGACACCCTGCGGGCAGATTCCGGTGAGGAAGGGACTGTTACATATTCAAGGTACGTGTACGAGATGCTTAGCCGGAGGCCAGGCATGTTGCCGGATGCAGGCACGTTTGACTCCGGCTTCGCCAGGTTCCTGCAGGCGCTGGACCGGCGAATCGAAGATGCCATTGCTCCAAAGCTGGTCAGGCTGCCCAGGAGGAAGTTCGGCGAGCCCGGCATTGGCGAACTGGCAGGTTTGCAGCCGCCAGAAGCGCTGGCCGATTACATGTCATGGCTAATCTGGGAGTTCAGAAACCGAGGCTTACTCTCAGGGCAGGAAGCCAGCCGCCTGAGAGGCACGATAGATAAGCTATCCAGCGCTCCCGGTTACCTGCGATACCTTGATACGGACAGGAGGGACAGAGAAGCAGCATGGCTGCAGAAAATGATCCGCAGGCTAAAAACTGCCTGCACGCTGAACGATCCCTGCGAGCGTGACCTGATCGTAAGCCTGGGCATCATTCTGTTCAACCTCAGCCCTTCGCAGCAGACAGCTGCCATGCTCTCCGACACAACCCCGGCCGGGGCCTGCCGGGCGCTACAATACCTGTACAATGCGATCATGGCGCTGAACTATGTGCGCGCGGGCAGGCCGGGCATTGCCGAAGCGTATGCTATCGCCGCCCTGAAGAGCGCCGCCAGCCCGGAAGAGAGAGCTCATATAGGTATGGTCAAGGGGTGTATAGCCACAATGGATGGCGACTACGACCTCGCCGCCAGAGCCCTGAGAGAAAGCGCCGAAGTGCCCGGGATTTCAGCGAGGCTCAAAGGTATGGCCGAGTATTACGCGGGAGTGGTGCTGTACGAGAAAGGCGAGTACGTCAACGCCATGGCCAGCTTCGAGAAGGCAGTCAGTTACGTAAGCGATCCCGGGGATCTGGCCACCATCCACAACAGCATCGGCTCGTGCGCCATGCAGATAGGTGACGAAGCCAGAGCTGATCAGGAGTTCCAGACCGTTGAGGAACTCGCGGTCAGTCTGAGGGGAGCACGTACCAGTCAGTGTATGCTGCTTGTCAGCAGCTACCGCAGCGCCATCCGGGGGCCTGGCAATGATCCCGGCAAAGCTGTCGAGTACTACAGGAGAGCGCTGAACACTGCTTCCGAGCGCGGCGACTACAGATCCGTGGCAGATCTGCTCGGCAACCTCGGGCTCGCCCAGGCCAGAGCAGGCGACTACGCCCACGCACTACATACCCTTCGCGCCTGCATGACCAGTTCGGAAAACGCAGAATACTGGGCCGGCATCCGGTTCGCCTACTGGCACATCAACAGGATCCTCAGCAAAACAGATTGCGCCGAGGCGAAGCGCTTCCGCGAAACCTATACGGAGAAATATCCCGAGCTCAGGGAGATGTAG
- the aroC gene encoding chorismate synthase — MTGNTFGNAFRITTFGESHGPGLGVVIDGCPAGLPLTEADVQAELDKRKPGQSEVTTQRKEADMVEILSGVFEGLTTGTPIAMLVRNADARSAAYENIRNIARPGHADFGYMEKYGMRDYRGGGRSSGRETLSRVAGGAVAKKLLSLYGVEVHAHTVAIGNVRAKPATIEEIKANVWKNPVRCADLSAADAMLREVSAAREASDSVGGIVEIVATGVPAGVGTPAFDKLDACLAYALMGIGGVKAVEIGAGIASAGMRGSEMNDEFCTEDGKVRTKTNRCGGILGGISTGMPIVCRAAIKPTPSISRPQRTVNLETGAETIIEITGRHDPSIVPRAVPVAEAMVALVIVDQMISGGLINPVSAGAVDASRNR, encoded by the coding sequence ATGACCGGGAACACCTTTGGAAACGCTTTCAGGATCACCACGTTTGGGGAGAGCCACGGCCCAGGGCTGGGCGTCGTTATTGACGGATGCCCTGCAGGGCTGCCCCTGACTGAGGCGGACGTCCAGGCTGAGCTAGACAAACGAAAACCGGGCCAGAGCGAAGTCACCACCCAGCGCAAAGAGGCAGACATGGTGGAAATACTGTCGGGCGTATTCGAAGGGCTGACGACCGGCACTCCGATCGCCATGCTCGTCCGCAACGCGGACGCCAGATCTGCAGCGTATGAGAATATCAGGAATATTGCGAGGCCCGGCCATGCCGATTTCGGGTACATGGAAAAGTATGGCATGCGGGACTACCGCGGAGGAGGCCGCTCTTCGGGCAGGGAGACACTGTCAAGGGTCGCCGGCGGCGCCGTGGCTAAAAAGCTGTTATCGCTCTACGGCGTAGAAGTCCACGCTCACACAGTCGCGATCGGCAACGTCAGGGCGAAACCTGCCACTATTGAGGAGATCAAGGCCAACGTTTGGAAGAACCCGGTAAGATGTGCCGATCTTTCAGCGGCAGACGCCATGCTCCGCGAAGTCTCGGCCGCCCGGGAGGCGTCGGACAGCGTCGGGGGCATCGTCGAGATCGTGGCCACTGGCGTCCCTGCAGGGGTAGGAACTCCGGCCTTTGACAAGCTCGACGCCTGTCTCGCTTACGCACTGATGGGCATCGGCGGGGTAAAGGCTGTGGAGATAGGCGCCGGAATCGCATCTGCCGGAATGCGGGGCAGCGAGATGAACGATGAGTTCTGTACTGAGGATGGCAAGGTCAGGACTAAGACCAACAGGTGCGGCGGCATTCTCGGGGGCATCAGCACGGGCATGCCGATCGTCTGCCGGGCTGCCATCAAGCCTACTCCGTCAATATCCCGGCCCCAGCGCACGGTTAACCTGGAGACAGGAGCCGAGACGATCATAGAGATCACAGGCCGCCACGACCCGTCGATCGTGCCCAGGGCGGTGCCGGTCGCCGAAGCTATGGTCGCCCTCGTGATAGTGGATCAGATGATCTCGGGCGGACTGATCAATCCCGTGAGCGCAGGAGCCGTCGACGCCAGCCGAAATCGCTGA
- the aroA gene encoding 3-phosphoshikimate 1-carboxyvinyltransferase, with product MIARISKSDVWGSVDAPPSKSYTHRAIAIGSMGHYAKITGPLLSADTLATVSACRAFGADIRISGDTVEIAGVIGKPRVPEDVIDAKNSGTTLRLCSSIAALAEGATVFTGDSSLRKRPNGPLIKALNDLGAVCYSTRGTGTAPLIIHGVMKGGRISINGSISSQFISSLLISCPFAKNDTTILIEGELKSKPYVEVTLEMLEKAGCRIETNFEEFRIQCCQDYNLGEYRVPGDFSSASYPLAAAAVTGSRVTVGNLFPSKQGDAAILEHLLDMGANVFWDEEMGTVTVEGGRLHGIDIDAGQTPDLVPTLAVLAACAEGTTHINNAEHVRYKETDRLRAMATELRKMGVQIEERQDGLDIEGGRLTGATVDGHDDHRIVMALAVAGLAADGQTTISTAESVDISYPAFFADLGKLGAKVEV from the coding sequence ATGATCGCGAGGATTTCGAAGTCCGACGTCTGGGGCAGCGTGGATGCTCCGCCGTCGAAGAGCTACACCCACCGTGCCATCGCCATCGGCAGCATGGGGCACTATGCTAAGATCACAGGTCCGCTACTCTCTGCCGACACGCTGGCCACCGTCTCCGCGTGCAGGGCTTTCGGGGCGGACATCAGGATCTCCGGGGACACCGTGGAGATCGCAGGCGTCATAGGCAAGCCCAGGGTCCCGGAGGACGTGATCGATGCGAAGAACAGCGGTACTACGCTGAGGCTGTGCTCGTCCATCGCAGCGCTGGCGGAAGGCGCCACTGTGTTCACAGGTGACAGCTCTCTGCGCAAGCGGCCGAACGGCCCGTTGATTAAGGCGCTGAACGACCTCGGGGCGGTCTGCTATTCTACCCGGGGCACAGGCACCGCGCCGCTGATCATCCACGGCGTCATGAAAGGCGGCCGGATCTCCATTAACGGCAGCATCAGCTCCCAGTTCATATCCTCGCTGCTGATCTCCTGTCCCTTCGCAAAGAATGACACTACAATCCTGATAGAGGGAGAACTGAAATCGAAGCCCTACGTAGAAGTTACTCTGGAGATGCTGGAGAAGGCCGGCTGCAGGATAGAGACCAACTTCGAGGAGTTCCGCATCCAGTGCTGCCAGGACTACAACCTCGGCGAATACAGGGTGCCAGGGGACTTTTCTTCCGCCTCGTACCCGCTGGCTGCGGCGGCGGTCACCGGCTCGAGGGTGACTGTGGGTAACCTGTTCCCGTCAAAGCAGGGAGACGCTGCCATTCTCGAACACCTGCTGGACATGGGTGCCAACGTCTTCTGGGATGAGGAAATGGGCACGGTTACGGTAGAAGGCGGCCGCCTGCACGGCATCGACATCGACGCCGGGCAGACGCCTGACCTGGTGCCCACGCTGGCAGTGCTGGCCGCGTGCGCCGAGGGCACCACCCATATCAACAACGCTGAGCACGTACGATATAAGGAGACAGACAGGCTTCGGGCTATGGCCACGGAGTTGCGGAAGATGGGCGTGCAGATCGAGGAGAGGCAGGACGGGCTCGACATCGAGGGCGGCAGGCTCACCGGAGCTACTGTAGACGGCCATGATGATCACAGGATTGTCATGGCACTGGCAGTGGCAGGTCTCGCAGCCGACGGCCAGACGACGATCAGCACCGCAGAATCAGTGGACATATCCTACCCGGCGTTTTTCGCCGATCTCGGGAAGCTCGGGGCGAAGGTAGAAGTATGA
- a CDS encoding DUF998 domain-containing protein: protein MAGYLSIIIFCLFSLLSVYFMWDRFSPFDMWIGDFGDDTENPAGYVFYNTGSMITGILLALFYLGLSEWRTDSRIRNFSLGAGILTGGISGILMFLAGYVSTHEQPLHLQLSVLYFALSFFAIMFICLALAGLPLYGEATLCIGVTTLALTLVLAFSYLLDIEPIIAEWFTGFALLTWIGLTARDSFTLSREKDTVKPAVSMQA, encoded by the coding sequence GTGGCAGGATACCTGAGCATCATCATATTCTGTCTCTTCAGCCTGCTATCCGTATACTTCATGTGGGACCGGTTCTCACCTTTCGACATGTGGATCGGAGACTTCGGCGACGATACTGAGAATCCTGCAGGCTACGTATTCTACAATACCGGATCAATGATCACCGGCATACTGCTCGCCCTGTTCTACCTTGGGCTGTCCGAGTGGCGGACCGATAGCCGGATCCGGAACTTTTCCCTGGGCGCGGGCATTTTGACAGGCGGCATCTCAGGCATTCTGATGTTCCTCGCGGGGTACGTATCGACGCACGAGCAGCCTCTGCACCTGCAACTCTCGGTGCTGTACTTCGCCTTATCCTTCTTCGCCATCATGTTCATCTGCCTCGCCCTGGCCGGTCTGCCACTATACGGTGAAGCAACACTCTGCATAGGCGTGACGACCCTGGCGCTGACACTGGTGCTGGCCTTTTCGTACCTGCTCGACATCGAGCCCATCATCGCCGAATGGTTCACGGGCTTCGCCCTGCTGACATGGATCGGGCTCACCGCCCGGGACTCTTTCACGCTGAGCAGAGAGAAAGACACAGTAAAACCTGCAGTATCGATGCAGGCATAG
- a CDS encoding NAD(P)/FAD-dependent oxidoreductase, translating to MNGRRIVFVGAGGAGLTAAFTLARRAPDAQITVFSKDPVVAYSQCGMPFVLDRKILDFNKLVIYQPPVFKDLGLDVRTSTAIEEIDLDGRAVTTEKGERVEYDRLVIATGSRPFVPPVPGVHLPGVHTLLTLEDGKALYERLKDALNVVIIGGGPIGLETAPAFLDAGAKLTIIERVPQLMPSALDPEMAAIVQAHLEQKGARVITGRGVDSINGTARVESVTCAGEVIPADLVLLSAGIRPNTDLAKQASIDLGVTGGIVVDEYFRVRRNGKVLDDVLAAGDCAEVTGLITGKPVIYAVGSVANRQAKYVADNLLGKKTPYPPVLCPAVCVIGDLHVGNVGLTTHACEQAGITPLTFSARGATRARYYPGGKTVDIKLLSDGDRLVGGQIIGEEGVGGRINVLSLAIGKGMSPADLAGAETCYAPPVSPLIDPLTYAAEMLALKVARAKKSQ from the coding sequence ATGAACGGCCGGAGGATCGTGTTCGTCGGGGCAGGTGGCGCAGGGCTGACCGCAGCTTTCACCCTCGCCAGAAGAGCGCCTGACGCGCAGATCACCGTCTTTTCTAAAGATCCCGTAGTAGCCTACAGCCAGTGCGGCATGCCTTTTGTCCTCGACCGCAAGATACTGGACTTTAACAAGCTCGTCATCTACCAGCCCCCCGTCTTCAAAGATTTAGGGCTGGACGTCCGCACTTCTACCGCTATAGAGGAGATCGACCTCGACGGCAGGGCCGTCACCACTGAAAAAGGAGAGCGCGTCGAGTACGACAGGCTGGTCATCGCCACCGGGTCCAGACCCTTCGTGCCCCCGGTGCCCGGCGTACACCTCCCGGGAGTGCATACCCTTCTCACGCTGGAGGATGGCAAGGCGCTCTACGAGCGGCTGAAGGACGCCTTGAACGTCGTCATCATCGGCGGCGGCCCCATCGGCCTGGAGACGGCCCCGGCGTTCCTCGATGCTGGCGCAAAGCTGACGATCATCGAAAGAGTGCCGCAGCTCATGCCCTCGGCGCTGGACCCGGAGATGGCCGCCATCGTGCAGGCCCACCTCGAACAAAAGGGCGCCAGAGTCATCACCGGCAGGGGCGTCGACTCCATCAACGGCACAGCCCGGGTAGAGTCCGTCACCTGCGCCGGCGAAGTCATCCCGGCCGACTTAGTGCTGTTATCCGCGGGCATCCGCCCCAACACCGATCTCGCAAAGCAAGCCAGCATCGACCTCGGCGTGACCGGCGGCATCGTGGTCGACGAGTACTTCCGGGTAAGGCGAAACGGCAAAGTGCTGGACGACGTCCTCGCGGCCGGAGACTGCGCTGAAGTCACAGGACTGATCACCGGCAAGCCCGTCATCTACGCCGTGGGCAGCGTGGCCAACCGGCAGGCAAAATATGTGGCCGACAACCTGCTGGGCAAAAAGACTCCTTATCCACCGGTTCTGTGCCCCGCCGTCTGCGTGATCGGCGACCTCCACGTGGGCAACGTCGGCCTCACCACTCACGCCTGCGAGCAGGCCGGCATCACGCCTTTGACATTCAGCGCCAGAGGCGCCACCAGAGCCCGGTACTACCCCGGCGGCAAAACGGTCGACATCAAGCTCTTATCCGACGGCGACAGGCTCGTCGGTGGCCAGATCATCGGCGAAGAAGGCGTCGGCGGCCGAATCAATGTGCTATCCCTCGCCATAGGCAAAGGCATGAGCCCGGCAGACCTGGCCGGGGCCGAGACATGCTACGCGCCCCCGGTGTCGCCGCTGATAGATCCGCTGACCTACGCGGCAGAGATGCTGGCGCTGAAAGTGGCACGCGCGAAGAAGAGCCAGTAA